The following DNA comes from Dehalococcoidia bacterium.
CCCTTGATGATTCGGCCCACTGGCTGCCCGTTCCATTCGGTTTCCTCTCCCCGTTTGGTGACACGGAAGCCATAGGACCACTCCTGAAGCTCAGGGGCAAATTTAATAGTCTCGTAATGCTCGCGTCCGGTTTCCGTTTTGAGGTTGAATTCCCCCTCTACAATCACATCGTTTCCGACTTCTTTGACTGTCCCTTTGCCCACCGGCAAGGCCCCCATCCAGCTTTCATGCTGGTATGCGCTGATCAGGATTGACTTGCCCTGGGGGAATGAGCCGGGAAGCGTCACGTCCTGATCTTTATCAATGACATTTAAGGTGGCGATCTTCGCCGTAAATACCCCCGGCTTGTCTTCCTTCAGTTCGATCCCTGTAAAGGATTTGCGTTCAAGTTCCATGTGGCCACCTCCGATTTTGGGTAACAAAAAAGCCGCATATTTGCGGCCTTCGTGGTCTTTGTATTCAGTTGTTCTATATCTGCTTCGGTGGATTCGGTGCCGTGCCTATCGGTGTAATCTGGTATTCCCCGCCCTTACCGTCTGTCCTCGGGTTCATGTTCTCG
Coding sequences within:
- a CDS encoding HK97 family phage prohead protease gives rise to the protein MELERKSFTGIELKEDKPGVFTAKIATLNVIDKDQDVTLPGSFPQGKSILISAYQHESWMGALPVGKGTVKEVGNDVIVEGEFNLKTETGREHYETIKFAPELQEWSYGFRVTKRGEETEWNGQPVGRIIKGVDIFEASPVLRGAGIGTATLAIKTEGKKWLYSEEAEAALAAVKSFLDRTKSLADLRRKDGRDISDPNRERLEGLMKQLAVLEAEIKALLTKPEPVDNAAAQKLFGEFIRIESQIVGVN